Below is a window of Fibrobacter succinogenes DNA.
TCGTCAACGAGAGCCTGCGTCGGCTTGATCTTTTCCTTCGTGGCAACGAATTCGAGAATGCGGTGCTTCTTGATTTCGCGGACAGCTTCGCCGGAGAGTTCGTTTATCTGTTCTTCGGTCGGTTCCACAACGTCCTTTTCGCTCTGGGCATTGCGGTTGAGCGTCCACTTGATGAGGTCGTAAATACGAGCCTTCGGCACTTCGAACGGGTTAGCTTCGATGAGCTTGTCGATAGCTTCATTGATAGCCTTGTTCTTGGCAGCGTCCTTCTTCTGGGCGGCGAGGCTTTCAGTGAGGTTGTTTCTCAAGTCAGCTTCGTCCTTCACGCCAATCTGCTTGCAGAATTCTTCGTCCAAAGTCGGCGGAACGATTTCGCGAACGTCCTTGATTTCGACGTTGAACTGAGCGGTCTTGCCGCGGTAGCGTTCGTCCTTGTGGTCATCCGGATACTTGAAGTTGATTTCCTTCTTGTCGCCGGCCTTAGAACCAGTGAGGCCTTCGTCGAATCCCGGAGAAGCGGATTCACCGAGGAGAGAACGGAATTCCTTGTTTTCCGGAAGTTCCTGCTTTTCACCATCGATAACAACTTCGATATAGTCACCAACAACAACGTCACCCTTCTTGGCTTCGCGGTCAACGTGAACGTCCTTGCTCCACATCTGCATGAGGCGGTCGAATTCGGCCTGAACTTCTTCTTCATGAACGGCAGTAGCCGGAACGGTGATGCCCGTGTCAGCGTAACCCTTGATATCGATTTCCGGATCAACTTCGACTTCGACCTTCAGTGTGATGTCGCTCTTTTCGTCGTCGTTGAATTCCTTAACGACCATCTTGCCAACCGGAATGATATTTGCGCCCTTGAGCGTTTCCTGAACAATGGAGTTCACGACATCATCAACGGCTTCGTGACGGATGGACGGTCCGAACTGCTTCAAGATCATGGACTTCGGCACTTGACCCTGGCGGAAGCCCTTCAAGGCGACCTGCTTCTTGTACTGAGAAAGCTTCTTTTCGAACGGAACCTTGAGATCACCCTGCGGGATTGTAATTTCAAGGGTGCGCACGGTTGCGCTTGTTTCTTTGATTTCAGCGGACATATATACTCCGATAGACGGTTGTTAAAAAGGTGATAAAAAAAAAGAACTGCGAGGGGTGGGAGTCGAACCCACACACCGAAGTACCAGATCCTAAGTCTGGCGCGTCTGCCAATTCCGCCACTCTCGCGATTTCAAGACCAAAGATACAAAATCTTAAAGACATAAGGAGCATAAACATCTATTTTATGGCACATTGCAAGCACTAAAGAACATTAAAATCGGTGTTTTTATATCCCTGGTCAACATCCTCATCCAGGGTGTTTCGGTTATGGTCCAAAATCTCATCGCCAATAACCTTGGAATCGTAAAGTTCGGATCATTCGGAATCCTGCAAAGCGACTTC
It encodes the following:
- the tig gene encoding trigger factor: MSAEIKETSATVRTLEITIPQGDLKVPFEKKLSQYKKQVALKGFRQGQVPKSMILKQFGPSIRHEAVDDVVNSIVQETLKGANIIPVGKMVVKEFNDDEKSDITLKVEVEVDPEIDIKGYADTGITVPATAVHEEEVQAEFDRLMQMWSKDVHVDREAKKGDVVVGDYIEVVIDGEKQELPENKEFRSLLGESASPGFDEGLTGSKAGDKKEINFKYPDDHKDERYRGKTAQFNVEIKDVREIVPPTLDEEFCKQIGVKDEADLRNNLTESLAAQKKDAAKNKAINEAIDKLIEANPFEVPKARIYDLIKWTLNRNAQSEKDVVEPTEEQINELSGEAVREIKKHRILEFVATKEKIKPTQALVDERLQQMANAYHVEFENLKNHFRQSGRINQLRDELRFQMAADFIVGIRPAAEETK